A region of the Leptolyngbya subtilissima AS-A7 genome:
CTAAGGCAATGCCGTGGACGACTGCCTCGGCCTCGGCCAGGCAACGAAACACGGCTAGACTCCAGCGCTGAGCGCGATCGGGCAGGGGGGCCTGGGTAATTAGGTGCTCGATCGCAGGCAAATTGCGGGTGGTAGTTAAGGGCACGATCGCCGCTCCAGAACCCTGGTCGTGCTCGGCAGCCCCCGCGTTATGGGAATGGTCTCCATGGCGGTGCTCCCCTGGAGGCGAGGTCAGCGCGACCTTGGCGTGGAGCGCGCGTAACCCCTGACGATGGGTCGGCGTTACAGTGAGGGTAAATTCATGGCTCAGCCCCAAGGTAGCCAGTTGAGTGTGCAAGTACGATAGCGGCACGCCGGCATCTATTAAGGCGGCCAGGCACATATCGCCAGCAATGCCCGAGGGGCAATCGAGGTAAGCTAGGGTTTTCAACAGAGCAACCGCAGCGGGGACAGGGGCAATGGCAACAACCTATAAACTACATCCTGACAACCCGCAGAGCCGCAAAGTAGAGGCCGTTGTTTCGGCGCTGCGGCAGGGGGCGGTAGCCCTTTACCCCACCGATACAGTCTACGCCATTGGCTGTGACCTCAACCATCGCGGGGCGGTGCAGCGAGTGCGCCAGATCAAGCAGTTGGCCAACGACAAACCCCTCACCTTCCTCTGCGCCTCGCTGTCTAACATTGCCGATTATGCGATCGTCAGTGATGGTGCCTACCGCTTGATTAAGCGACTGATTCCGGGGCCGTTTACGTTTTTGCTGCCCGCCACACGGGAGGTGCCCCGCCTAGTAATGAATCCCAAGCGGCGCACTACGGGCATTCGGGTACCCGACCATGCCATTTGCCTGGCTCTGGTCGAAACGCTGCAAAATCCTATTATTTCGACTTCAGCCCTGACACTGCTGCCGGAGACGACCA
Encoded here:
- a CDS encoding L-threonylcarbamoyladenylate synthase; the protein is MATTYKLHPDNPQSRKVEAVVSALRQGAVALYPTDTVYAIGCDLNHRGAVQRVRQIKQLANDKPLTFLCASLSNIADYAIVSDGAYRLIKRLIPGPFTFLLPATREVPRLVMNPKRRTTGIRVPDHAICLALVETLQNPIISTSALTLLPETTKGRPLDKMTMFDTLEKLVDIVIDDDRPLAYEVSTILDMEGENPLMIRKGLGWETALDWGAQPV